From the genome of Deinococcus roseus:
GGCCGTGGCGAAAACGAATGGGTCGACCGCATCTGGGAACTCCTCGACGCCGTGGACTCCTACATCCCCACCCCTGAGCGTGCCATCGACAAACCCTTCCTGATGCCCGTGGAAGACGTGTTCACCATCACTGGTCGTGGCACCGTGGCCACCGGACGTGTGGAGCGCGGCATCTGCAAAGTCGGCGATGAAGTGGAAATCGTGGGTCTGCGCGACACCAAGAAAACCACCGTCACTGGCGTGGAAATGCACCGCAAGCTGCTCGACCAGGGCCTCGCAGGCGACAATGTCGGCGTGCTGCTGCGTGGTGTGGCCCGTGATGACATCGAGCGTGGCCAGGTGCTGGCCAAGCCCGGCTCAATCAAGCCCCACACCAAGTTCCTGGGCAGCGTGTACATCCTGTCCAAAGAGGAAGGTGGCCGTCA
Proteins encoded in this window:
- a CDS encoding EF-Tu/IF-2/RF-3 family GTPase — encoded protein: GRGENEWVDRIWELLDAVDSYIPTPERAIDKPFLMPVEDVFTITGRGTVATGRVERGICKVGDEVEIVGLRDTKKTTVTGVEMHRKLLDQGLAGDNVGVLLRGVARDDIERGQVLAKPGSIKPHTKFLGSVYILSKEEGGRHSAFFGGYRPQFYFRTTDVTGVITLPEGVEMVMPGDNIELTVDLIKPIAMEEGLRFAIREGGRTVGAGVVS